Genomic DNA from Bifidobacterium sp. ESL0769:
GGGTTACGTATGACTGCTGCGGCGAATGGCCACAATGAAAATGCTGCGGGCGTCGTGGATTCGCGCGGAGAAACAGGAACGACGAGAACAGGAACGGTAAAGGCTATGGAATCGACGAATGACTCTGACGGGCGGATCGAAGGTGCTTCGGCATCGGCCGGGAAACGTTCCTATGCAGCTGTTGTCGACGCCAATCGCGAGTCTGCTGCCCCTGCTCCAGCACTGCCTGCCACGCCTGCCGCACCGGTGGACGGGGACGGTTGTGCAAAGCAGATGGTGATGCTGCAGGTTGCCATCTACGTTCTCATCGCTGTTGTGGTGACTGTGTCTTGCCTCTTCGATCGGCGACTTGGGTTTGGCTTTTCGGGCGCAATTCCGCTGGTTTTGATGCTTGTGGTCATGAGAATGTGGCCCTTGTATAGCAGCTTTGTCGACGCGATTGTCGGGGTTGTCGGTGGGATTGTCATGATTTTCGGCACGGGATCGCTGCTGATGAGTGCCCTGCCGCGTAATGATCAGGCGGCTGGACAGCGCACGGCGCCCCAATTTGCAGGATTCGGCACCGTGCCTGCGTCTGTTCTGATGCATGTGTATACGGTATGGGCCGTCGCTCTGCTGGTCGTGCTGACCGCGTTCGTCATTTTGGGATTTTTGCATCAGATGTTGCGGCGTGAGCGCACCAATATGGTACTTTCCTTATCGCACAGCCTGTTGCTTGACGTCGCGCTGGCGGGAGTTTCGGGTTGGGTATTCTCGCCGTTGTTGTTCCGCTATTTCGGTGCTAGGAGCTTGGGCGCGAAGAAGCCTTGGATCGTAGCGATTGTTGTGGTTGCAGCTGTAGCTGTGCTGGCCGGGTTGTCTTGGGCGTCGACCCGTTGGTTCAAGGATTACGCCGCTGCCGGCATGCCCCTTTCGTCCTTATATCACGGTAACCGCGACCGTAAACGTCAGTCTTGCGCCGCAATCGCTCTTATCCCGCTGATGTTCGCAGGTTTCGTTGTGTTTCTGGCATTGGTTGCGTTGCTTGTTTCCGTCGGGTGATTTGGCGATTACCAGGCGATGATGCCGAGGTGCTCCAGCAGGGTTTTCAAGCCGATGAGGATGAGGACGATGCCGCCGATGACTTGGGCGGTTTGCTGCCAACGTACGCCGATGGTGTGGCCCAAGTAAAGGCCGGTGATGGAGAAGGCGCCCGTGATGACGCCGATGATGGCGGCCGCTCCCCAGATGTTGAGCGGCATGAACTGGAAGCTGACGCCGACCGCGAAAGCATCGATACTGCAGGCGACAGCGAGCGGTGCCATGTGACGCCAGTCGAATTGTGCGGTCTCCTTGGCGTCTTCCTCGGGTTCGCCGAACGCCTCGCGGATCATGTTGCCGCCGATCAACGCCAGCAGGCCGAAAATGATCCAATGGTCTACGGCTTCGACGTACTTTCCGAACAGGGAGGCGAAGAAATAACCCAAAATGGGGAACAACGCTTGGAACCCGCCAAACCATAGGGCTGTTTTGATGGCGTTGACCGGTTTGACGTGTTTGGTGGCCAGTCCCTTGCCGATGGCTATGGCGAAAGCGTCCATTGAGACAGACACTGCGATAAGCAGAATTTCGACGATCATAAGCTTGCGTTTGCACTTTCGTGTTCATCCGCAGCACGATGTCGGCAATGGTAACGTCGATGCGCTGCCGTTGCATGTCGCACGCGGATGGGCCTCGACGGTTGCCCGCCTACGCCTTGTGTTTCGGCATTGAGAACTGCCGGCAACTCCTTACTGTTCCGGCTTTGAATTCCCGATGTGAATACCGTTCGCATGCCACAATTGTTGGAATTAAGTATAGTACTTGGCTGATGAGCTGATTGGCGTTTTGGCGGTCTGCGAATCCCGCAAACAAAAACCGGAACGATGCATGATGCACGTTCCGGTTTAAGTGATGATGAATGCCAAATGGCTATCTGGTTGATACTGCTATCAAGTAGCCGGCAAGCATTCGAAGTAAGTCGAGACTCACTTCTTGGACGCGGCGAGACGCTCGCGGGCGGCCACGATCTGCTTCTCGGCCTCTTCAACGCCGGTCCAATAATCGCCGGGCATGACTTCCTTGCCGGGCTCCAGAGCCTTGTACTGCTCGAAGAAGTGCTTGATTTCGGCCTTGTGATACTCGTTGACGTCGTCAACATCCTTGATGTCGTCGAAGCGTACGTCGGCAGGCACGCACAGCACCTTGTCGTCGCCGCCCTCTTCGTCTTCCATGTGATAGAGCGCCACGGCGCGGCACTTGATCTCGCAGCCCGGGAATACTGAGTTCGGAATCATGACGAGCGCGTCGAGCGGATCGCCGTCCTCGCCCAGGGTGCCCTCGATGTAGCCGTAATCATCCGGATAGCCCATTGCGGTGAAGAGGGTGCGGTCGAGCTTGATGCGGCCGGTCTCCTCGTCCATCTCATACTTGTTCTTCGATCCGCGCGGAATCTCAACGAGGACATTGAACGTTTCAGCCATGTTTGCTCCTTTTGAACGTGCCTTGCGTACGTTATGTGTACGGTTTTGTTACCGCAACCAAGTCTAGCGCAGATACTCGCCGATGCGTTTATCTGCTTCATTTCTTGGTTGGCCGCGATTGGTTGTTATTCCGATTCGGTTTCAGCAACCGTGAAGATATAGGCCGGGCGCTCGTTGGGGTCGAGGGTGACCTTGTTGTTGCTGGACCATGTGAAGGTGCCGCCGCCAAGCTCGTCGTGGACGTCGAAGGTGTGGTCGCGGGGCAGACCGAGCAACGCCGGGTCGAAGTTCACTTCCGAGGTGTGGGCGGCTTTGCAATCAAGATTGACCACGACGATGAGGGTATCGTTCGTGCCGGATTCATTGAGATTGGCTGGGATGTACCGGGCGAAGGCGACAACATTCGGGTCGCTGGTCCACAACATCACTAAATCGTGATAACTGCGGCAGGCGGGGTGAGCTCGGCGGATGCGGTTGAGATCGGTCAAAAGTGCAGCGATGCCATATTCTTCGGCATCGTTCCAATCGCGCACCTTGATTTCGTATTTCTCGTTGTCGGCCTGTTCCTCATGATCTTCTTGCTGACGGTTCTCCACCAGCTCGTAGCCGTTGTAGATGCCCCAAGAAGGCGAGCCCATGGCCGCCAGCACTGCGCGAACCTTGTGGCCAACCGGCCCGTTGTCGCGCAGATAGTCGGTCAGGATATCGGGCGTGGTGGGCCAGAACGTATTGTGCTGGTAGTAGGCCTCATCGCTGTTGGTGGTCTGCAGGTATTCGGCCACTTCGTCCTTGGTGTTGCGCCAAGGGAAGTAGCTGTGCGACTGGGTGAAGCCGGCGAGGCTCAGCGCGCGCATGATGGCTGGGCGGGTGAAGGCTTCGGCTAGGAAGAGGATTTCGGGATGTTTACGTTGCACAGCCTCAATGATGTCCTGCCAGAAACGCACCGGCTTGGTATGCGGGTTATCGATACGGAAAATCGTGACGCCGGCGGAAATCCAGAGGTCCATGATGCGCTCGGTCTCGCGTTCGATGCCGGGCATGTCGATATTGAAATCGATGGGGTAGATGTCCTGATACTTCTTCGGCGGGTTTTCGGCGAATGCGATAGAGCCGTCGGGCTTGTGGCGGAACCAGTTCGGGTGTTCTTTGACCCACGGATGGTCGGGCGAGCACTGCAACGCGAAGTCCAGTGCGATTTCCAGGCCCAGCTTGTGCGCATAGGCACAGAATGCCTTGAAATCATCCATCGTGCCAAGCAGCGGATCGACCGTATCGTGTCCGCCAAGCGACGAGCCGATGCCAAAGGGCGAGCCGGGGTCGTTTGGCCCGGCGACCAGAGCGTTATTGCGTCCCTTGCGGTTGGTGACGCCGATGGGGAAAATCGGCGGCAGATAGACCACATCGAAGCCTTCGGCCTTTGCTCGGTCGAGTCCGGACAGTGCGGTTTTGAGCGTTCCCTGGGTGATTTTGCCGGTTTGTGGATCGCGGGTGGCGCCTTCCGAACGTGGGAAGAACTGGTACCACGCGATGAAGCTCGACTCGGGACGTTCGACTTTGAAACGTTGCGGGGCGCTCGCGGTCAGTCCGTCGCGCAACGGATTTGAGCGATGAAGGGCTGCGATTGTCGGATTATCGGCGGCGGAAAGGCGTTCCTTCAAATCCAACGATTCGTCGGCTAGTCGTTGTGAGGCTTTGCGCAAGATATTTCGCTGGGCGTCATTGAGTTTGGAATCTTGGTTTTCCGCCCAACGAGTAAGTAGCTGAGAGCCTGAAATCAAAGCGTTTTCGGCATCATCATTGACGTCGACCTTGATTCGTGTATCGGCCAGCCACGAGGCATACGTGTCCTCCCAGCCTTCCAGCGTGACCGTCCATTCGCCGAGTTGTCGCTGGACTTCGACGAAGCCTTTTTCCCAAGGCTTGATATCGCTGGGCTGCCCGGCGCTAAGGTCGGCTTTCCACAGGTCAAGGCCGGGATTGATGCACTTCATGGCCACGCACTGCCTGACCTCTCCCTGCGGATCTCTCAAGATCGCGGTGGCGCCGGTATGGCTGCGGCCCTCGATGAAAATCTGGGCGGTGACGGCGAACATCTCACCGAGTTCCACGCGTGCCGGGAATATGCCGCGTTCCTCGCACGGGGTGATCGAAAGGATGACTATTCGTCCGAATTGGCCCGGAACGCTAACCGGGAGGCTGGGCGTTGCCGGCTCGCTGAATTCGTGATTGGTTGCGTTGGCTGCCATGATCTTCCCGCCTTGTCTTTTGAAGTCATTGAATCGTTTTGTATTGTTCATTGTAAAAGGCAGGTTTGATGGCCTTCGGATTTTTTGGGCAAAATGGTAGGATTTGTGTATGACTATTTTCCCGTATGGAAAATAGTTAATAACCATGTGGACGGATCGGGCAAAGATGACCTGAAAACGGCGAAATGTGGATAGCGAAAATCGAGTTATCCACAACACGCCGAGACCCCTATCATTCGACCACAGTGCCTGAAATCGACACGGAAATCTGTGAAATTGTGCGACGATGGCATTATCAGTTTGCAAACAGGAAGTGAGAAGAAGATGAACGACGAAGCGAAATCGGAACAGACCGCCGACGAACGCGGGGAGAAGGATGTTCCACCTCCCGACCAAGCGGATGTTCAGGCGGATTTGCTCAGTGTCAGTGATGACGAACCGGACGGAGACGACGCTGATTTCGGTGATGGCGAGCAGCCATTTTGGAAACGTCGAACGGTATGGATTGCCGTTATTGCCGTAGTGGTTATCGTCGTGGCAGGCGTTGCCGGTGGATTGGCCTGGAGCGTTCATGCAAGGGAACAAGCGCTTTCAGACTGCAGGCAATCCGTAGTGCAGATTCGGCGGCTTGCAAAAACACCTCTTGGCAAGGATACCAGCGAGGCGCAGGAAGTGGAGAGAACGGATGTCGCCGATGCCAAGACTTGGGAAGCGCTGCAAAAGGATCAAAAGAAGCTGACCGGATTGACGAACAAGGACGTGCCTATCTGTAACGCCACTTCTCCGGGAGGCGCCCAAAACCAACAAAATAGGGCCAGCTCATCGCTGCAGGCGCTGAAGACAGTGCACACGAACGTTGAAAAGTCGGCGAAAGCAGTGTTGGCGAGCAAAGACGCAAAAACCTTGAAAGACGCACGTGACGGGTTGAGCGCGAAAGCGGGACAGGCGAAGCAGCTGTTGGATTCATCGGCCGGCAATGTGTCTGACGACGCTACCCGTACGGCCCTTTCGCAGCAGATTGATGCTGCCAACGGGCTGGTCGGCAATGAGAAATCGAAACTTGCTGATTTGCAGCAGACCTCGCAAGCGCTCGATGACGCGGTGAACGGAGTCAATGCGAGTGTGCAGGCGAAGGCGGCGGCAGATGCACAAGCTGCAGCGCAGGCTCAGGCGGCGGCTCAAGCGGCTCAGGCTGCACAGGCGGCGCAGCAGCAGTTATCGAATGGGGGTGGTGGTTGGCAGAGCTCAAAGGTGCCCGTGCCATCCACACTGAATTCACCGGTACGGCATCCGAATGAAGGCGCATGGCAGGCATATCAGGAATATCTTTCCCAGCATCCGCCGAAGCCTATATGTACCGATCCCAATAAGTTTTGTCCTATTGGCTAATGAATAAAGTCATGTCGCCGTCCCTGTCTCTTTCTTGGCGGATCGGAACAGGGGCGACGGCTCCAATAATTGGAAGAGGGCAAACCGTCCTCTTCCTCAATGATAGCGGAGGGCTATATGAGGATGCAAAAAAAGAAATCAAGGGTGTCTAGACTACTGGCTTGTTTGATAGCCGGTTCCATGGCTTTGGCGACGTTATTTCCCGGTACGGCCTATGCCGGTGGTGGCGGCGGCTCGGCCGGTGGTGGCGGCGAAGGAACCATGGAGGTCTCCCAGCAATGGGCTTACAGAGATAATAACGATGGCGGCTTTGGTGGGCATGCCATGTCGTCCATTACTGCAGCGTTCTCGCAGATGGGTGTGACAATGGGCATCGGCACTGCCGTCGCTCAACAAGCGCTGGACGAGGCGAACACCAATTGCACCAACCGTTTCCACGAGGCTCATCCCGGACAAGGTGACGGTGATTGCCGTGTGGTTGCTGTGGGCACTATGACTGGGCCAAGCAAAGAGTTCAGCGGGCAGGTTCATAATCCCAAAAGCATATGGATTGATAACTGGGCTGTCCAGGTTGCCGGAGGTACCTATAGCAACGGCGGAGTCGCGTATAGTACTTCAACTCCTTTTGCAGATCAGCCTGGTACGTCGGTGGATTCTTTGGTGGATCAGTATGCTTCGGATGATGTGTCGATTGTGGTAATCATGCTCAATAGGTTCGAGCCGAAGATTCCAGAGTATGACCTGACGGTGTCGACCTCCCAGCAGGCGCCGGCTGGCTTGGTCGTAGGTGCGACGAATGCCATCCGAGACACGATCCATGCGAGCAACAATGGTTCACCGATTTTTGAGGATGTCAATGCGGATGTGACCTTGCACTACGCTGGTCAGCCCGATGGATATGTGTCGGTCGAAGGGTCGCAGAAAACTGGTGGAATTCATAACAATGGCGATTCCTCGTCCCCGTCGTTCTCGCCCTCGGATCTGGGCATGACCCATTGGCAGGAGGGCCAGTACTGGTTCGACGTGAGTGTCGGAAAACAAGGCAAGATGAGCGCGGCCACTTCGCATATGGGTTCCGCTGATGCCTCCGAGCAATGGTATGTTTCCTCGTCCGCTCCCGCAGCACCGCGAAAGAACGTGCAGGAGGGTACCAGCGCGAACAACATGGTCAATACGACCACGATTGAATCCGATACCGGCCGCGGCGGCTATGAGATGCATTTCAAGGATGCGATTGCGCCCCATGGCGTCAACTACAGTGTCTCCGATATGAAGGTCACCGATACTAGCGCGAATTCGGACGTGTCAGGCCAATTTACGATGAATTGGGATCGGTCTGCGAATGCCGTCACGGCTGACCGCTCACCGAGCGCCGGTGAGATGCCTCTCAACCATGTTTTCAGGTTCACATTCAAAGTGACCGTGCACGATCCGAATGTGAATATGGTGGGGGACACGGCTTCAGTGGCATGGAATCGGAAACCTTTCGTGGATACGGCCCATTACCAGTTCCCGACCAGAAACCCGAATCCGGACAAGGCTTGGACTACGGATCCCAATGAATCTCTTGCCACTGCCGATTCGAACCATACGAATCATGCCGGTTCGGACGGCAGAACGTTCGTGCCGGGAGACCGGGTTTCCAGCGTGGTCAACGGCACGTTGCCGAAAGATTTGGTGGAAGATCTTTCACAATATTCGTTGACCGATGACTGGTCGGATGCGTCCCGTTACGTGAACTTCCCCAATGAAAACGCCAAAGTGTACGTGGACGGTATCGATCGAACCGTTGATTTCACCGTGACGACCAGCGGGTCGAAGACCACCGCCATCGCGCGGCCTTCCATTCTCGCCGGCAGTGCTCATCAGCCCGCCGATCGCCCGGTGAAACTCGTGCTGGACGGTACTTTCAAGCTCGAGACCACCGCCACCGATGCAATATCGATGACCAATTCGGGTGACGAAAAGTGGAATGGGCAGACCACAGCCACCAACAGGCCGCCTGTGCTGATTCGCAGCCCGAACCCCGACAAGGCGTGGGTTAAAGATGGTCAGGAGGCGCAGTCTGCCAGTGACCACAGCCACACCAATGCCGTGGCTGCCGACAACAAGACCTACGTGACCGGCGACGATGCGGTTGTGGTCGTCAACGGAACGTTGCCCAAGAACCTTGCCAAGGATTTGAACCAATATGCCATAGTGGATGACTGGTCACAGGCTGCACAATACGTCGACTTTCCCAATGATCGGGTTAAGGTCTACGTCGATGGCGTCGATCGCAGCGCCGACTTCGGCATCGAGACCAGCGGCCACGTCACCACTGCCACCGCCAAGCCTGCGATTCTGGTCGGCAGTGGCAAACAGGCGCGGGATCGCAGGGTAAAACTCGTTCTTACCGGAGCTATGCTCAAAGACGTCGATGCGCATACCACCGCCACCATCGTCAACAAGGGCAGCGAGCAGTGGAATAGAAAAACGGCCGCCACGAACATGCCGCAAGTGCATGTGTGGAGCCCGAATCCCGACAAAAGCTGGGTGCGGCTCAATGAATCGGGTAGATGGAACCTGGTGATTGACCCAGCCAAAAGCAACGCGACCGGCGCCGATAATCTTACCTTCCTTGACGGTGATCAGTTGGGAGCGGTGGTCAATCTTCCGGTAACCGACCCGAGTGTGCTGGAATATGGTGTCAGCAGGCTTTCACTGACCGATGACTACGCGAAAGCCGACTATCTTGTCGACCCGCAGGCGATTTCCAAGGTGCGCGTCTATATGGCGCCTGCTGGCACGAGCAATCAGTCAAGCGTCGATGCCATCAACAATGTCGCCGGTTCTGATATCACCAAGCGGTTCAACGTTACCCGGGACGGTACGAGGATCACGGCTACGGCCAAGGCCAATTGGCTTGCCGATTTCTCTCGTCATGTCGGTGCCGTGCAAATCACCATGTTCGTTCCGTTTGTCGCCAACTATGGCAACGGCGAGGATATTGCGAAAGTACGTGAGGACTTCCACAAGAACCCCGGCGACGAACTTGCTTTCGGCACGGATCCCACTGGCACGAATCTGCTCAACTCGGCTTCCATTCTCGTCAACAGGCAGGGCAAGGACACCAACTTGCCGAAGATCTACGGCTATCTGCCGCCGGTGAAAAAGGACGTGGTCAGCGAGGCGTCGCAAGGTGGTTCGCAGGATTCGGTGGATGGCAAGGTGGTCTATCCTGGCCAAAAGCTCGAATACGATTTGGACACCCAGCCGCATCTGCCTTCTCTGGCTTACGTCGTGAAGACCATCGTATTCACCGACCGATACGACCGCTACCTGAAGCCAGACAAGCAGACACTTGAGCTCATGGATCTCAACAGCGGGCGTATGGTTCCCAAATCGAAATACGTGACCAGGTGGGACGATGCGGCGCATGAGGTGGTCGTATCCATCACCGATATGGTGCTCATTTCGCAGTGGCAGGCCGGGGGGACGCCGCGTTTGCAGCTGCGGTTCGAGGGCACGGTTTCGGCCGATGCTCCCACGGACCACAGGGTCGGCAACCAGTGGATGCTCACTTTGAACAACTCGGTGACACCAAGCAATGAGGTATTCAATATTCCGCCTACGCTGAACCCCGCCAAACATGATTTTCAGAGTTCGAAGCAGGGCGACCCCGCCGTTTCCATTGATGGAAAGACGCTGCTTTTAGGCGATACCGGCAACTACGTCATCGACCTGGACGCCACACAGACCGGTCAGGCCTACAAGGTATGGAAGCTCGGCGTTGTCGACGATTTCGACGAGGAATATCTCAAGGTCGACCCCACCGGCATCACGGTGATCGGCGACGACGGACGCGACTACACCGCGAAATTCAATATTCAAGTGCTCGATGGCGTGCTCTACGTCTTCGCGAAACGGGTCGATACGTTCGTGGCGGCTTCCGGCGAAACCATCAACGGTGACCCGCAGCCCACCGATCTCAAGGCCTATGCGACTTCGGATAGCCATGACCCGCTTGCTGATCCGGCGATTGACCAGACGCTTCTGGGTCAGTGCTATCACATCACGTTGCCGTACGTTGTGCAGAAGGTCACGGATGGCTATGTGGTGAAGAACAAGGTCACGCAGGTCGAGAACAATGTGCGCAAGAAGAGCAACCAGGTCTCTAACCCGCTCAAGCTCATCAATCCGGCAAAGGATGTGGTTGTGACGGTGGGCGGAGAATCGGTCAACGGTTCGAGTATCTACAAAGGCGGTGCCTTCCTTTATCGCCTCGACAGTTCCGTGCTGCCGGCCAATCGAGCCTATACTTCCGTCGAAAAATGGAGTATCGTCGACAAGCTTGATCCGGATTACGACGAATACACCGGCCAATGGGCGGTCTATGCCACGCGGGATCTGCATGCCGGCGATGGCAGCGTGCTTGCGGGGAAAGGCCATAGGATTGCAGGCAACGAATTCGACAGCTCCCGGCTTGGCGGCGACATGTTCACTTTGCAGGCGGCGGGCGATGGCACGTTGAGCGTCATTGCCACGCCGGCCTACCGCGCTCTGGTCTCTGCGGATTTTGCGCACGAGCAAGGGTGGTGCGCTTACCTGCAAGTGCGTAGGCTCAAGGCTACCGATCGCCACGAGAACAAGTTCAGTGAGACCATGAACGACAAGGTCAACGAATCGAACGTCGTGTGGACACGCACGCCGGAGCTCACTCCGAGCCTGCATATCGAAAAGTGGGACAAGTCCAGCGGCTGGTCGACAGGCGACCGCGACGAGCCCGATGACTCGTTGCTGATGACGATGGGCGACGCCGATATCGTCTTCACCGTCACCAACACCAGCAAGAGCGAGAACGGCCACGGTGCGGTATTCCGGGCCAAGGACCTGGAAATCACCGACACCACCATTTCCGGGGACGGGGCGATTGCGAGTCTCAAATATCCCCGAAACTGGTCGTCTTTGGTGCTGCGGCCCGGTGACCATGTCGATGTCATCGGCACGTTGAAGGATGTCTCGTTCAAGCATCGGGACCGTGCAAAAGTCACGGGCGTACCGCTGGAGGAATTGCCTGCAGTGGACCGTAACCCATGGGGCGAGGATTCCGGCAATGGCATTGCCAAGAGGGATGCCTCAGGCATTGCGGCTACGCGCGGTAGCGGTTCTGTTTCTACGGCCGCGTCTGGTTTTGACTCTGCGGTACTTGCATCTGCTACCGGATCCGCGTCTGTGTCTGCACCCTCATCTCTGACTTCTGTACCGGGTTCTGCGCTTATGCTCAGTTCCGTGGGTGGTTCAGGTTCGGGTTCTGGTTCCCGGATTTCGCTTGGAAGGCAGGGCGTCGATAAAGCCGCTTCCAGCCGGGTCATTCGACAGGATGTGCGGCTCTCGCCTGAAGAAAGTGGGTTCGTGGGCATGAAATCATTTACTCAGGGGACGGGCAAGCCAAGCGCCGAAATCGATGGCAACGTCATGAGTGTGATGCGGCCGGTGGCCTCCAATATGGATGATTGGAACGGCCGACGGGAGACTTTGGCCATCAGCGGCGCATCCATCACCTTGTTGCTACTAGTTGCAGGTGCGTTCCTCTTCGGCGCGATTCTGCTGGAAGTCTTCAAAGGCAACCGGTACTGTCCGCGGCATCGGTGATTGAAAGCATCGGCATCATTAGTTTCCGGGGTTTCGTATGTTTGGGAGCCCCGGGAGGCAAGGTTCGCAGGCTGAGCGAATCCAGCAACCATTCAGCTTACATTTAATAATATCTGCCGAAAATAGTTGGATTTCTTGGGTTTCGCCACAGCGCTCACCCATGATGACATTGTTCAATATGTTTATCCGGCCCAGAAAGGCAGGCAAACGGCCACCCGTTTCCCGCTTTTCGACCGAGACGATACAGGCACTTGCGATTTGTGGGGGTGCAGGCGGCTGTATCGACGATGGATAGTCATTCGATTCGTCTGCCGATATCGGTCAGACGCGCAGAAATATGAACAGGAGCATCAAGATGGACAAGAACACGAACGACGACACGAATATCAACGCAACGAACAACAACGCAGGGAACGGCCAACCTGTTGGCGATTTAGGTTTTGCTGCGAACACACAGCCGATGGGAGGAAATGGTTTTGCTGCGAGCGGTCAGCCGGCAGGTGGAGCAAGCTTTGCTGCCAAGGGTGAACCGGGCGGTGCCGGTGGCTTTGCGGCCGTCAACCCGTTGGGCAACGCTGGACAAAAACCGAAGGAGCATTCCGGCAAGATGTGGGGTGCCATCATCGGCATCGCTCTCGCGTGCGGCTTGGCAGGCGGTGCAATCGGCGGATTCGCGACTGCGCAAGCGGTCGTACCTTCGCATAGCCAACAAATGGAACGCCAGATGCCTTCGGGCCAAGGCCGTCGAGGCATGGGGCAGATGCCCGGAGCCAGCGGCGAATCCATGAATGGAAGTGGTCAGTCGGGTCAGTCCGGTCAAGACGGATCTGGAATGTCAGGAAATTCCGGTCAGTCGGACGGTTCCGGCTCCTCCGACGACTCGAGCCAATCCGACACAATGGGCTCTACGGGTGGTTCGGACATGTTCGGCGGATCAGATTCTCAAAACGGTGGCAGCACGAGATCCTCCGGAAA
This window encodes:
- a CDS encoding maltotransferase domain-containing protein, with product MAANATNHEFSEPATPSLPVSVPGQFGRIVILSITPCEERGIFPARVELGEMFAVTAQIFIEGRSHTGATAILRDPQGEVRQCVAMKCINPGLDLWKADLSAGQPSDIKPWEKGFVEVQRQLGEWTVTLEGWEDTYASWLADTRIKVDVNDDAENALISGSQLLTRWAENQDSKLNDAQRNILRKASQRLADESLDLKERLSAADNPTIAALHRSNPLRDGLTASAPQRFKVERPESSFIAWYQFFPRSEGATRDPQTGKITQGTLKTALSGLDRAKAEGFDVVYLPPIFPIGVTNRKGRNNALVAGPNDPGSPFGIGSSLGGHDTVDPLLGTMDDFKAFCAYAHKLGLEIALDFALQCSPDHPWVKEHPNWFRHKPDGSIAFAENPPKKYQDIYPIDFNIDMPGIERETERIMDLWISAGVTIFRIDNPHTKPVRFWQDIIEAVQRKHPEILFLAEAFTRPAIMRALSLAGFTQSHSYFPWRNTKDEVAEYLQTTNSDEAYYQHNTFWPTTPDILTDYLRDNGPVGHKVRAVLAAMGSPSWGIYNGYELVENRQQEDHEEQADNEKYEIKVRDWNDAEEYGIAALLTDLNRIRRAHPACRSYHDLVMLWTSDPNVVAFARYIPANLNESGTNDTLIVVVNLDCKAAHTSEVNFDPALLGLPRDHTFDVHDELGGGTFTWSSNNKVTLDPNERPAYIFTVAETESE
- a CDS encoding manganese efflux pump MntP family protein encodes the protein MIVEILLIAVSVSMDAFAIAIGKGLATKHVKPVNAIKTALWFGGFQALFPILGYFFASLFGKYVEAVDHWIIFGLLALIGGNMIREAFGEPEEDAKETAQFDWRHMAPLAVACSIDAFAVGVSFQFMPLNIWGAAAIIGVITGAFSITGLYLGHTIGVRWQQTAQVIGGIVLILIGLKTLLEHLGIIAW
- a CDS encoding inorganic diphosphatase, which translates into the protein MAETFNVLVEIPRGSKNKYEMDEETGRIKLDRTLFTAMGYPDDYGYIEGTLGEDGDPLDALVMIPNSVFPGCEIKCRAVALYHMEDEEGGDDKVLCVPADVRFDDIKDVDDVNEYHKAEIKHFFEQYKALEPGKEVMPGDYWTGVEEAEKQIVAARERLAASKK
- a CDS encoding LPXTG cell wall anchor domain-containing protein, with amino-acid sequence MRMQKKKSRVSRLLACLIAGSMALATLFPGTAYAGGGGGSAGGGGEGTMEVSQQWAYRDNNDGGFGGHAMSSITAAFSQMGVTMGIGTAVAQQALDEANTNCTNRFHEAHPGQGDGDCRVVAVGTMTGPSKEFSGQVHNPKSIWIDNWAVQVAGGTYSNGGVAYSTSTPFADQPGTSVDSLVDQYASDDVSIVVIMLNRFEPKIPEYDLTVSTSQQAPAGLVVGATNAIRDTIHASNNGSPIFEDVNADVTLHYAGQPDGYVSVEGSQKTGGIHNNGDSSSPSFSPSDLGMTHWQEGQYWFDVSVGKQGKMSAATSHMGSADASEQWYVSSSAPAAPRKNVQEGTSANNMVNTTTIESDTGRGGYEMHFKDAIAPHGVNYSVSDMKVTDTSANSDVSGQFTMNWDRSANAVTADRSPSAGEMPLNHVFRFTFKVTVHDPNVNMVGDTASVAWNRKPFVDTAHYQFPTRNPNPDKAWTTDPNESLATADSNHTNHAGSDGRTFVPGDRVSSVVNGTLPKDLVEDLSQYSLTDDWSDASRYVNFPNENAKVYVDGIDRTVDFTVTTSGSKTTAIARPSILAGSAHQPADRPVKLVLDGTFKLETTATDAISMTNSGDEKWNGQTTATNRPPVLIRSPNPDKAWVKDGQEAQSASDHSHTNAVAADNKTYVTGDDAVVVVNGTLPKNLAKDLNQYAIVDDWSQAAQYVDFPNDRVKVYVDGVDRSADFGIETSGHVTTATAKPAILVGSGKQARDRRVKLVLTGAMLKDVDAHTTATIVNKGSEQWNRKTAATNMPQVHVWSPNPDKSWVRLNESGRWNLVIDPAKSNATGADNLTFLDGDQLGAVVNLPVTDPSVLEYGVSRLSLTDDYAKADYLVDPQAISKVRVYMAPAGTSNQSSVDAINNVAGSDITKRFNVTRDGTRITATAKANWLADFSRHVGAVQITMFVPFVANYGNGEDIAKVREDFHKNPGDELAFGTDPTGTNLLNSASILVNRQGKDTNLPKIYGYLPPVKKDVVSEASQGGSQDSVDGKVVYPGQKLEYDLDTQPHLPSLAYVVKTIVFTDRYDRYLKPDKQTLELMDLNSGRMVPKSKYVTRWDDAAHEVVVSITDMVLISQWQAGGTPRLQLRFEGTVSADAPTDHRVGNQWMLTLNNSVTPSNEVFNIPPTLNPAKHDFQSSKQGDPAVSIDGKTLLLGDTGNYVIDLDATQTGQAYKVWKLGVVDDFDEEYLKVDPTGITVIGDDGRDYTAKFNIQVLDGVLYVFAKRVDTFVAASGETINGDPQPTDLKAYATSDSHDPLADPAIDQTLLGQCYHITLPYVVQKVTDGYVVKNKVTQVENNVRKKSNQVSNPLKLINPAKDVVVTVGGESVNGSSIYKGGAFLYRLDSSVLPANRAYTSVEKWSIVDKLDPDYDEYTGQWAVYATRDLHAGDGSVLAGKGHRIAGNEFDSSRLGGDMFTLQAAGDGTLSVIATPAYRALVSADFAHEQGWCAYLQVRRLKATDRHENKFSETMNDKVNESNVVWTRTPELTPSLHIEKWDKSSGWSTGDRDEPDDSLLMTMGDADIVFTVTNTSKSENGHGAVFRAKDLEITDTTISGDGAIASLKYPRNWSSLVLRPGDHVDVIGTLKDVSFKHRDRAKVTGVPLEELPAVDRNPWGEDSGNGIAKRDASGIAATRGSGSVSTAASGFDSAVLASATGSASVSAPSSLTSVPGSALMLSSVGGSGSGSGSRISLGRQGVDKAASSRVIRQDVRLSPEESGFVGMKSFTQGTGKPSAEIDGNVMSVMRPVASNMDDWNGRRETLAISGASITLLLLVAGAFLFGAILLEVFKGNRYCPRHR